One Tolypothrix bouteillei VB521301 DNA window includes the following coding sequences:
- a CDS encoding nucleotide disphospho-sugar-binding domain-containing protein, giving the protein MKVLFGWELGGGQGHIHRLAALARILEPLGIEPVFALKSYKIKGIGFPWEIVFAPSLPFSGRSESYTFADILETFGFGNPHLLRSHLLAWQSVISQIKPSLAIADYAPGLVLAARGVIPTVVVGDSFAVPPRVEVFPPLRLPVPHQTQNRAEQVSNTIREVVKSDAFLGEIFCGDANFIFGIPELDPYGYLRTERDRYLSIHVTPIPRNLHKPEGPAWAYLYDDYPYRNLVLQTLKPECEFKSLTEVLSGKSMAIHHGSSTTAIACLLAGIPQLVFPQSLEHRLNAIALSGLGVAKMVSTPTWENLLVAQAETYALTPNALLLAQRLAHWNQNFVSVFVKTCLDFLAGASAIDA; this is encoded by the coding sequence ATGAAAGTTTTATTTGGATGGGAATTGGGAGGCGGACAGGGGCATATTCATCGCTTAGCGGCGTTGGCTCGGATACTGGAACCATTAGGAATTGAACCAGTTTTTGCCTTAAAATCTTACAAAATCAAAGGTATCGGTTTCCCATGGGAGATTGTCTTTGCCCCGAGCCTGCCTTTTTCTGGAAGGTCGGAATCTTACACATTTGCAGATATTTTAGAAACCTTTGGCTTTGGTAACCCTCATTTGTTACGATCGCATTTGTTGGCATGGCAGTCGGTGATTTCACAGATCAAACCAAGTTTGGCGATCGCCGATTATGCCCCTGGGTTGGTGTTAGCAGCTAGGGGTGTGATACCTACAGTTGTTGTAGGAGATAGTTTTGCAGTACCACCAAGAGTTGAAGTTTTTCCACCTTTAAGATTACCCGTACCACACCAAACTCAAAACCGTGCAGAACAAGTTAGCAATACGATTCGTGAAGTGGTGAAATCGGATGCATTTTTGGGGGAGATTTTTTGTGGAGATGCTAATTTTATCTTTGGTATTCCCGAATTAGACCCTTATGGATATTTACGAACCGAGCGCGATCGCTATCTGAGCATACACGTTACACCTATCCCAAGAAATTTGCACAAACCTGAAGGTCCTGCTTGGGCTTATTTATACGATGACTATCCTTACCGAAATCTAGTACTGCAAACCCTGAAACCTGAATGTGAGTTTAAATCTTTAACAGAAGTTTTGTCCGGAAAGTCAATGGCAATTCATCATGGGAGCTCGACGACCGCTATTGCTTGTTTGCTTGCAGGTATTCCTCAATTGGTCTTTCCTCAAAGTCTAGAACATCGCCTGAATGCGATCGCACTTTCTGGGTTAGGGGTAGCGAAAATGGTTTCTACTCCTACATGGGAGAATTTGCTCGTAGCACAAGCTGAGACTTATGCACTGACTCCTAATGCTTTGCTTTTGGCCCAAAGGCTTGCTCATTGGAACCAAAACTTCGTGTCTGTTTTTGTGAAAACCTGTCTTGATTTTTTGGCAGGAGCGTCCGCCATAGATGCGTAG
- a CDS encoding M23 family metallopeptidase, producing the protein MRTLKWILIVMVIIVGIFTIPTKIAVAQSSNAQPTWSRFIWPLCGRIKEEFAKTPTTDDDIDKNGTIACDVARIEQQGKTDFPIYYGFGYRNFRDSTRAISFHRGLDLATPGNTHNKDNDNPVFATASGFVKSVTCDKTGQTNADLDNKPQECISARDQKVVLLHPANGASQCSTTNPCLISVYDHVYVTVSGQDPLVKPGETVVKGQHIAWTGTSREDNFDHIHFEIRDPYERAKQANVTTSGGSSFAKDARNPMFYLPYLVLNNPEPLNIEITETPVVSNPGVDVWVNLTANPNYNFNLKSIQVKSTYEDSNGTHQRAFVPTLRTSGTNVKEYIVNNSLFDIDEWSVQHTPFPSGSTLWDKEKTENPYFKNTNSTEPDQFLEKNASTTTLQDGHRYADFDFKLITVGERRDNTIGNEWYTLKVGFTGIEDAPAGTTRCYEVEVVTAYPNPITSSQFRRLNQTKTVTQCFT; encoded by the coding sequence ATGCGTACACTCAAATGGATTTTGATTGTGATGGTAATAATCGTAGGAATCTTTACTATTCCTACCAAAATAGCGGTAGCCCAATCATCCAATGCTCAGCCTACTTGGTCCAGATTTATTTGGCCGCTTTGTGGACGAATTAAAGAAGAGTTTGCCAAGACTCCAACCACTGATGATGATATTGATAAGAATGGTACAATAGCGTGTGATGTCGCTCGTATTGAGCAACAAGGTAAAACCGATTTTCCCATTTATTACGGCTTCGGCTATCGAAACTTTCGAGACTCTACTCGTGCTATCTCCTTCCATCGAGGACTAGATTTAGCTACCCCCGGAAACACACATAATAAGGATAACGATAATCCAGTTTTTGCTACAGCAAGTGGTTTTGTTAAATCCGTTACCTGTGACAAAACGGGTCAGACAAATGCAGATTTAGATAATAAGCCTCAAGAATGTATAAGCGCTCGCGACCAAAAAGTTGTATTGTTGCATCCTGCTAATGGAGCTTCACAATGCTCAACCACAAATCCATGCCTAATCTCCGTTTACGATCATGTTTACGTTACCGTTTCTGGTCAAGATCCTCTTGTTAAGCCTGGGGAGACCGTAGTTAAAGGTCAACATATCGCTTGGACAGGAACGAGCCGCGAAGACAATTTCGATCACATTCACTTTGAAATTCGAGATCCCTATGAGCGAGCAAAACAGGCAAACGTAACGACTTCAGGTGGAAGTTCTTTCGCTAAAGATGCCCGCAACCCCATGTTTTACTTGCCTTATCTAGTCTTAAATAACCCTGAACCACTCAATATTGAAATCACTGAAACGCCAGTAGTCTCCAATCCTGGTGTAGATGTTTGGGTCAATCTCACTGCAAATCCAAACTACAACTTCAACTTAAAATCCATCCAAGTTAAGTCTACCTATGAAGACAGCAATGGGACACATCAGCGGGCGTTTGTGCCTACCTTAAGAACTTCTGGTACCAACGTCAAAGAGTACATAGTTAACAATAGCCTTTTTGATATAGATGAGTGGAGCGTTCAACATACACCATTCCCGTCTGGTTCCACCCTATGGGATAAAGAGAAAACTGAGAATCCATACTTCAAGAATACAAATTCTACCGAACCGGATCAATTCTTAGAGAAAAATGCAAGCACGACTACTCTTCAAGATGGTCATCGTTACGCAGATTTCGACTTCAAGCTCATTACTGTAGGAGAACGCCGCGATAATACTATAGGGAATGAATGGTACACACTAAAAGTAGGCTTCACCGGTATTGAAGATGCTCCTGCAGGCACAACACGTTGTTACGAAGTAGAGGTTGTTACGGCTTATCCCAATCCCATAACTAGTAGTCAATTTAGAAGGCTTAACCAAACTAAAACTGTAACACAGTGCTTCACCTAG
- a CDS encoding PEP-CTERM sorting domain-containing protein (PEP-CTERM proteins occur, often in large numbers, in the proteomes of bacteria that also encode an exosortase, a predicted intramembrane cysteine proteinase. The presence of a PEP-CTERM domain at a protein's C-terminus predicts cleavage within the sorting domain, followed by covalent anchoring to some some component of the (usually Gram-negative) cell surface. Many PEP-CTERM proteins exhibit an unusual sequence composition that includes large numbers of potential glycosylation sites. Expression of one such protein has been shown restore the ability of a bacterium to form floc, a type of biofilm.), whose translation MKLNQKIAITTAGVALGFTTMKANPAYAVVRTVDFTIDDVTQSAAYGGAPLLIEQPLSGFYSFDDESTPITVPPASLNLSVFPLVDFNFDFLGRQFSVEDISGYGGTATDLLIGGSIVEGNNVETNFSIFSISRPGFAEPRFNGTAIRGPFVYFIEGRPQLSLRTQRVPEPATVGSLALLGLCSLLLKKKVASECSQKD comes from the coding sequence ATGAAGCTGAACCAAAAAATAGCAATTACCACCGCAGGCGTAGCCTTGGGCTTCACTACAATGAAAGCTAACCCAGCATATGCTGTCGTCCGAACTGTTGATTTCACGATCGATGATGTCACTCAAAGTGCTGCTTATGGTGGAGCGCCATTGCTGATAGAGCAACCGCTTTCAGGTTTTTATAGCTTTGATGACGAATCAACACCCATCACAGTACCTCCTGCGTCTCTCAATCTTTCTGTATTTCCTTTAGTGGATTTTAATTTTGACTTTTTGGGACGCCAATTCTCTGTTGAGGATATTAGCGGCTATGGTGGCACGGCTACAGACTTGTTAATTGGCGGTTCTATAGTGGAGGGTAATAATGTAGAAACAAATTTTTCCATTTTTTCTATTTCCAGACCGGGTTTTGCTGAACCGCGTTTTAATGGCACTGCTATTCGGGGTCCTTTTGTATACTTTATAGAAGGCAGACCGCAGCTTTCTTTACGGACTCAAAGAGTTCCCGAACCAGCAACTGTTGGTAGTCTGGCTCTGTTAGGGCTCTGCAGTCTTCTTTTGAAGAAAAAAGTGGCATCCGAGTGCAGTCAAAAGGATTGA